The proteins below are encoded in one region of Epinephelus lanceolatus isolate andai-2023 chromosome 7, ASM4190304v1, whole genome shotgun sequence:
- the LOC117251126 gene encoding uncharacterized protein LOC117251126: MAEKGPAKLQVILNPDDTMKLILPGGIPETVEELINQVMKMCGLNGNFRLQYQDRDFGDALVNLTSTTELENLATIKVIPVTDDSPAIPVCDEVESTQTDDTELLSSPSSSVSTRTQMWPREFPIPTFSYDTELQLEKGNSVYRSNKRPLTPSPKTISDILKKVAEEIYKYKPYPTDADFSDVAEALIKKHPCLSEPGSYNGCYGWKGRLKTKMGNYRTQLKGIGCAELLANSLKSKAPEDALPAKKVKRPRRGEANHIPDIPTGETPDNLEDDRVTLLSEVRKRNNRAVIKNKMDKTFSLRRQEIVAKESGVEEVKERWPALFTVDEINAEFMRITTVPLQPRFLASLDKHHSKLIEIIRNKGGAVREKTRGVLKVLDQSLDVSLKRECLLKCLILYLGEDVQKLIKEFLVAEKDDAERELQQCTMAVFVIREEEDPLKPPCDIGIIIEGVEVLNELPSVAHGCALLFGLIYALNLSYPGELKHTFDALQKIFMEIEPKRMTRRVCSLSVKL, encoded by the exons ATGGCAGAGAAAGGGCCAGCTAAGTTGCAAGTGATTTTAAATCCTGATGACACCATGAAGCTAATTCTGCCTGGTGGAATTCCAGAGACAGTGGAAGAGCTTATCAATCAAGTCATGAAGATGTGTGGATTAAATGGCAATTTTAGACTGCAGTACCAAGACAGAGACTTTGGAGATGCACTAGTGAACTTGACATCTACTACTGAACTTGAAAATTTGGCAACTATCAAGGTCATCCCAGTAACTGATGATAGCCCAGCCATCCCTGTCTGTGATGAGGTAGAATCTACTCAAACAGATGACACAGAGCTCCTGTCCTCACCCTCCAGCTCTGTCTCTACAAGAACCCAGATGTGGCCAAGAGAGTTTCCGATACCAACATTCTCCTATGACACTGAACTGCAGTTAGAAAAGGGAAATTCAGTGTATAGGTCAAACAAGAGACCATTGACACCAAGTCCTAAAACAATATCAGATATTCTGAAAAAGGTAGCTGAAGAGATTTACAAGTACAAACCCTACCCAACAGATGCTGACTTCAGTGACGTAGCCGAAGCACTAATCAAGAAGCATCCATGCCTCTCTGAACCTGGTTCGTACAACGGTTGCTACGGATGGAAAGGCCGGCTGAAGACAAAAATGGGCAACTACCGAACTCAGCTAAAGGGCATCGGATGTGCTGAATTACTTGCAAATTCACTGAAGTCCAAAGCTCCGGAGGATGCATTGCCAGCAAAAAAAGTAAAGAGACCTAGGAGAGGAGAAGCCAACCACATTCCTGACATTCCAACTGGAGAGACTCCAGATAATTTGGAAGATGACAGAGTGACACTTTTGAGTGAAGTGAGGAAGCGAAACAATCGTGCAGTGATAAAGAACAAAATGGACAAGACCTTTTCACTGCGAAGACAAGAAATTGTGGCAAAGGAATCAGGAGTGGAAGAGGTGAAAGAGAGATGGCCTGCATTGTTCACAGTGGATGAG aTCAATGCTGAATTTATGAGGATTACTACTGTTCCACTTCAACCGCGATTCCTGGCTTCTTTGGACAAGCACCACAGCAAGCTGATTGAGATCATCAGGAACAAGGGAGGAGCTGTCAGAGAGAAGACACGGGGTGTGCTGAAAGTTCTTGATCAG AGCCTGGATGTGAGCCTAAAGAGAGAGTGTCTGCTGAAGTGCCTCATCTTGTACCTTGGGGAAGACGTACAAAAACTGATCAAGGAGTTTCTG GTTGCTGAGAAGGATGACGCCGAAAGAGAGCTTCAGCAGTGCACAATGGCGGTGTTTGTCATCAGGGAGGAAGAGGATCCGTTAAAGCCACCATGTGACATAGGCATCATTATTGAAGGTGTGGAGGTGCTTAATGAGCTGCCATCAGTTGCACATGGATGTGCCCTCTTATTTGGCCTCATCTATGCTCTAAACTTGAGCTATCCAGGTGAGCTCAAACACACTTTCGATGCGCTGCAGAAAATATTCATGGAGATTGAACCAAAGAGAATGACACGCAGAGTGTGCAGTCTGAGTGTCAAGCTCTAA